The Candidatus Saccharibacteria bacterium RAAC3_TM7_1 nucleotide sequence TATCCTATGCGTGCATTTGGTGTTGCCGGCAAAGAGCCTGAACCTTGGTTGTAGCAATAATAAAAATACACCCGGTTTGAAGGATCTGGGCCATTCGCCGGATAGGCTAAGTTATTCGTAGGGTCGAGTGGTACATTTCCGAATTCATTTTTCAAAAATGCCAGCCAGTTCGCGTCCGTGCTCACATCCCAGCCGCCATGGCTGCTTCCACTTGAGTTGTACGAAGACACTTTTTTCACTCCGCCGTACGCTGCATCGTACGTCAACAGCGCCTTCTTAATTGTCGCTAAGTCCTGGCTCCGTATGGAATCTCGAGCACGCTGTTGGATACCGTTGTATGCCACGATTGTGATGGCGGCGAGAATTGCAATCACCACGATGACAATGAGAAGTTCTACAATCGTGAAACCCTTATGCCTTTGACCCGCTAGCATATAAAGTTTCCTAGCCTAGCAGACAGGAACACCGGTGCCCCACCAGCCTGTATTTACGTTTACACCGGTTTTGCAGTTTGGTTTCGACAGATAGTCAATCAAAATGGCATACGACGGCTCTGTCCCCGACCCCCGCACATAGTTTAATGTTGTTGGCGTAGAGGGCATTGTATCGAGATAGCTCGGGACGAGATAGGTGGCAAGGTTTGAAACATTGCAGCCAGCGTTATCAGCCCCGCAAGCGGGCGGATAGACACCCTTTTCTGCCAAGTATATTTCGAGCGATCCTTTCAAATGAAAAATCGCCGAATCAAGCTGTGAATCCTTAGCCCTGTTCTGCGTACCGTTATAGGCGACGATTGTGATCGACGCGAGAATAGCGATCACGACAATGACGATCAATAATTCGACGATAGTGAAGCCGCGCGAAAGTCTGGTCATGGCCTAAGTATAGCAAAAAGCGTAAGCGTAACGCAAACTACCCGACGATGCCGCCACCGAGGCAGATATCACCGTCGTAGAGTACGGCAGACTGACCGGGTGTGATAGCGCGCTGCGGCTCGGAAAGAATCAGTATGTCATCTTTTAATTTGCACCTCACAAGTGGAGCACGATGCCGGATACGCACCTGTAGCATGGAAGATGGTAGGTGGAAGATGGTAGGTGGTCCGTCATTAATCCAATGGATATCCGTAAGCCGAACCTCACTGCGCCACATGCTCTCATCGTTGAGGTTGGTGCTGACGTAGACTTCATTTTTTGCCATATCTTTGCCGACGACATAGTAGGGCAGCCCGCCTCCAATATCAAGCCCATGCCGTTGTCCAAGCGTATAGAAGATTGCTCCATCATGACGACCCAGTGCTTTGCCCGATTGCTTGTCCACAATATTACCCGGTGCGGTTTCAGTGTATTGACTCAGAAATTCACGCATGCCAATTTGTCCGACAAAACAAATGCCCTGGGAATCTTTTTTGCCAGCTGTATATAGCCCACGCTCTTTGGCCATTTCACGCACTTCTGATTTTTTATAACCGCCAAGTGGAAATAGTGTTTTTTCCAGCGCTGCTTGGCTCACCCGATAAAGGAAATAGGTCTGATCTTTGTTGTTATCCTGAGCTCGCAAAAGACGACCGCCTTCGGTTCGCGCATAGTGACCGGTGGCGATCATGTCCGCGCCTTGCTCGAGCGCCGTTTCGAGGAATAGCTTAAACTTCACTTCCTGATTGCACATGATATCCGGATTTGGTGTGCGGCCAGCCTCATACTCGGCCACCATATAGTCGACAACTTTGTGTTTATACTCTTTCTCGAAATCAAAGACCCTAAAATCAATGCCCAGCTGTACCGCCACGCGCTTCGCGTCAGCTAGGTCATCCGCCCACGGACAGCGCATACCGGGTAGATCCTGCGTCCAGTTTTTCATATAGACACCAGTAACGTCATGCCCCTGCTCCTTCAAAAGAGCGGCGGTCAGACTGGAGTCTACTCCACCGCTCATACCGACAAAGACACGCACTACTGGCTTTCTCCAGCGTAAAAGGCTCCAATCTTTATCAGTTCGCCACCGGCGAGCCACCAGCCGCGCGGTGTCAGCCACCACCACACAGACCAATCAGGGTCGCTATCGGTCGGATGATTAACGATCGTGACATCACCACCGGCTCGTGCTCGAAACTCGAGGCTCGCGCGGCGTTGATGGTACGGCGATGTCACCAAAATAACCCGATGAATACCACGCGCCCTTAGAAGCTCTTGTGTCTTGTCAGCATTCTGCTTGGTTGTCTGCGCTAGACTTTCAGTGATAATGTCACCGCCCGGTACGCCCGCCTTGAGTGCCTGAGTGCGCATTGCTTCAGCATTACTCGGACCTGACGTATCTTTTGCGGCACCCGAAAATACCAGCGTATCGGCCCAGCCGTTTTCGTAGAGTTCAACAGCAGCCGCCGTACGAGCCGGGGTATGACCGCCGCTGATCGCAATGATGGCATCTGCTTTCTGGCAACTTGTTTTTTCTGACGGTACCTGGTCACACTTGCCGAGATCATCGGGAGCCAAGTAGGCGCCAACACCAGCAACTAGTAGGAGGGTTAGGCCAAGAATAATCACAATACTAACGCGCAGCATGGCTCGTCCTTTCGTATTCATGACGGATCTCTTCGATGAGGATTGACTGAGCTGATTTCACCGCAGCCTCATCTGACAAGCGCCCAAGCGTCAGCCGTAGGCTACCGTCGGCGACTGCCGGTTTCAAACCGATAGCAGTCAAAACATGCGAGCGAGTACCCTTGTTTGCCGCACAGGCACTGCCGGTTGCGACAAGTACGTTACGAGCTTCGAGTGCAAACACCAAACGTTCAGCATCAAGCCCGGTGAATGAGATATGAAGCGAGCCAGGCAAGCGCTTTTTGGGATAGCCGGAAACCACCGCTTCAGGAAACTCTGTAAGCAGCGTCTCCTGCAAGCTATCACGAAGTTTCGCCAGCCGTTCGCTTTCGCCCCTGCGGTGTTTATCTGCCAGCTCGGCTGCCATAGCAAACCCTACGACACCGGCCACATTCTCCGTACCACTTCGCAGCCCGCGCTCTTGGCCACCCCCCACGATCAGCGGAGATAATTGTACACCAGGCTTAGCCCATAGCAATCCAATCTGTTTTGGTCCGTATATTTTACCGCTGTTCAGTGTTAGTAGATCAACAGCAAGACGAGCTGTATGTACATCGATCTGGCCAAAGCCTTGCGACGCGTCACAGTGAAAATATAGCGGCGTCTTGTCATTTTTGTTACGACGGCGTTGACGTTCAGCTTCGACAACATCAGCAATTGCGCGAATTGGCTGAATAGTGCCAATCTCGTTGTTAGCTAGCTGCACACTCACCAGTTCAGTCTCCGGTGTGATAGCGTCAGCAATAGCTTCCGGCGTAATGATACCTTTCGATGTTGCGCGTACGATCGTATGCGGCTTTAGCCTCGCGGCTTCAAGCACGGCCGGGTGCTCGAGAGCTGATGTCACAACATGTCCGGCGGCCGACCAAAATGCCAGATTAATCGATTCGGTCGCTCCGGCAGTGATAATAACTTCGTCACCTTTCGCACCAAACGTCGCGGCGAGGCGTGCTTTGGCCGTTTCATAGGTACGACGTACCTCGACCGCTGGCGCGTAGGGACTCGAGGGGTTAAAGAACAATTCGGAAAAATACGGCTGCATTGCAGCCGCCACTCGTTCATCCACCGGCGTTGCCGCCGCGTGGTCAAGATAAATCAATTGACTCGACATTACTTATAGTATTATACCATCGGTGACCCGAGAGAAGTCACTGAAGCTTTCGACCTGTCTCTGGATCACGCTTGTACAGTTCACGCGTCACCTGTTCGTAATACATTTGCACCGCGACGACCAAGTTCTGAAGTTCCACACCCTCGATATAACTGTAGCGTGCACCGTCCTGTGCCTTCAGCACTCCTTTTTCCTGCACTTCATAACGAGTCGTTGATGATTTCTTCTCGCCACTCTCATCGAGGTATTCTTCGTACCAAATCCAGGTATTTTTGTCGAGATTAAAGAATTCACGGCGGTGATTTTTTGGGATCGGACCAAACAGCTGCTTTCCGATTTCACTCTCGAGTTGGATAAGCTCGCGCTCGGTCAACTTCTTGAATGGACGTCCCTTGGGTATCCGTAAAAAGCCGGTAGTATCTGGCCCCGTCAGAAGCGTCGTTGCCTTTTGAAATAGCTTGGACATCACTTCTCCTTTAAGGTTTACGCCGCGTTAAGCTTGTCGCGACGGATAGCATCAAGGTTGATACCCACACTCGCAATATACTGAGCTGCCTGCTCTTGATACGTCGCTTCCTTTTCCTGCTCGGGAACAGCATACGCCTCATCAACTAGGCGTAGGGCACGCACAGCCTCAGGAGATAGCATCCTTTTATCGGCACGTTGAAAATCAAGCTGGTCGCCAGAAGCAAATTCGGTACCTTCGGGATATCGATCGAAGGCACGGTAGATGTAGTCTTGCTCGGTCATACTGAATGCTCCTTTCTTTCAGGCCAATGAATGGTTTTAGAACTGTTTATGTGAGAGATGCTATTCTATAGTGAGAATAGCGTTGAAGCATTTGCGGATGTAGCTCGCGCAAGGTGTTCGAGTAGTATTCCACGCTGGTTAGCGTGATACTCGGCCACATGCCTCACAAATGCCGGTTCATTTACTTTACCACGATGAGGGGTAGGCGTCAAGAATGGCGCATCTGTTTCGAGCAAGAGTCTCTCGAGAGGAATCATAGCAAAGACCGCCTGCTGACGCGCGTCTTTCGTAAACGTACTGATGCCATTGACACCAATATACAGCCCCTCGGATAAGCCTTTCTCGAGATTAATCCTGGTGTCGGTAAAGCTGTGCAGCTCACCGCGTAGGCCAGGAAAGTTATGAAAAATCGGCCAGAAATCATCGAAGGCTTCACGGACATGAAAAACTACCGGCAAGTTATAGTCATGTGCTAATTGGAGCTGTGCTTCCAGCATCTCAATCTGTCTCTCGCGCGGTGAGTTATCGTAAAAGTAGTCGAGACCACACTCACCGATTGCGACGATCTTGCCTGCCCTTTTATCGAGAAGATCTCTTAGTTTGTCGATTGCCACCGTCCCACGTGTGGCGTCGTGCGGGTGAAGCCCGATGCTTGCCCATACGTTTTCATACTGGTCACTAAATTCGACCGCTTCCTCACTCGTCACCTCGTCGGTACCAACACAAATCATCCGCGTTACACCGGCTGCTTTGGCGTGTGCAAAGACCTCATCTATCGGAATCGGAAAGTCGGCTTCGTGAATATGACAATGTGTGTCGGTAAGCATGGCTTAAACCTTGGTAACGGTGCGAGGATCCTCGGTATGATAGTAGACCTTCGGGTACATGACACGATCAGCTGGACTAACAACTCCGCTTTCGAACATATCGTGGATATATTTGGCCGTTGCGGGCATAAATGGCACGAGGAGGTCACCGATCTGCAGTAAATTGCCGACGCAGTGCGCCAGTACTTCCGCCAAGTGTGCTTCACCATCAGGGTCTTTCTCGCGCTTTTTGGCGATCTCCCAAGGCTTGACGTTGTCAATGTATTGGTTCAGTGAGCGAACCATGTGCCAGACTTCATCAAGGGCTTTATCGAAATTCAGACTGTCCATCGCCTCACGGTAGAGCTGCATGTCGTGCTCGCCAAGCGGTGCGTCGCCGATAACCCCAGCCTGGTATTTTGTCAGCATGTTTGCCACCCGCGCCACGAGATTACCGAGGTCGTTAGCAAGTTCCGTATTGTAGGCCGTCTCAAATTTTTCCCAAGTAAAGTCACCGTCGTCCTGGGTTGGAATGTGACGGGCAAAGTAGTAGCGAAAGGCATCGAGCCCGTATTGATCGATGATCTCGATTGGATCTATCACATTACCGACCGTTTTACTCATCTTGGCACCAGCGACGTTGACAAAGCCGTGCACCAACAGCTTTCGCGGCAAAGTCAGACCAAGTCCGAGGAGCATTGCCGGCCAAATACCGGCGTGAAAGCGCAGGATGTCTTTACCTACTACCTGGACATCTGCTGGCCAATAGTCCTGCCAGCTCGCTTTATCGGGGTAGCCGAGTACCGTAATGTAGTTTGAAAGTGCATCGAGCCAGACGTACATAACTTGGTCGGGGTCACCAGGCACTGGCACGCCCCAGCTGAGGGTTTTCTTCGGCCGCGAAATACTGACATCGCGCAGGCCGTCCTTCATCAGTTCGAGGAATTCTTTCTTGCGGAACTCCGGTACAATCTGCATCTTGTCTTTTTCGATCGCTTCACGTACTTTATCGCTAAACTGGCTGGTTTTTAGGAAATAGTTCTCCTCACTGACTTTTTCATAGGGCGTTTGGTGATCTGGACATGTTCCGTCGGTTGCCTCAACTTCTTTATCGGTAAAAAATGCTTCATGTCCAGTACAGTACCAGCCTTCATAGGTTCCCTTGTAGATGTAAGGCTGTAGTTGTTGCCAGATATACTGGACAGCGCCCTGATGGTGCGGCTCGGTGGTGCGGATAAAATCGGTGTACTCGGCGTCAACCTTTTTCATTAAGGCTTCAAAGCTCGTATACATTTGGTCAGTGTAGGCTTGCGGCGTGAGGTTTGCTTCAGCGGCTTTGGCGGCAATCTTGTTGCCGTGCTCATCAGTACCAACCTGAAAACGAACTTCGCGGCCATTTTGCTTTTGATAGCGACTCCAAATATCAGCCAGTAGATAGTCAAGCGCGTTACCGATGTGCGGTTTGGCGTTGACATACGGGATGGCAGTGGTGATGTAAAGATTTTTTCCCATTAGATACTAGTATAGCAGAGGTTATTTCATCATGACTACTACGGCTTGACGACCGTCGCTCGGACGGTTGCCTTTTAGGAATTGGCTGTGCGAAAAGAGCGTCAGATCAGTGGCAGTATCGCGCCCGTCAATCTCGAGGTTATCATTCATGACACCAGCATCGAGCATTTGCTGCAAGGCTACCTCCTGGAGGCTACGATTATTGAAGTCGTAGAGCGGGTACGACTCCCGGCCAGCGGCCGGGCTAAACCAAATACGCACGGCAGCCGGATTGGTACCAAATTCCTGCTGCATATACGTAATAACCTTACCGGCGCCGGTCTGCACGAGGTTGTGACGGCCGAGATGCGCCAGCCCAATCACTTGGTTTTTCGGATCATACAGTACTGCACCGATACAGTCTGCTACCGGCAGGAAAAGCGCTAATTTGTGGTCGCGCGTGAACAGTGCGTCAGCCACTAGGCTGGGCGAGGTTACCATACCGTCGCCAGCTTGCGGACTACCAACCGTATAGTAGCGGCAATAATCATTGCCCTCGTACTGTAGGTGGACGAGAATTGATTGCTTGAGACTAATACCCTGCTCTTTCAGAAATCGCTCGCGATTGCGGCGACGCTCCTCGTCATCGACTCCTTTTGACATTGAACCGTCGGCCAGCCCAGAAAACCCAAGCATGAGCACGTCTTGCTTTGCAGAATCAGTCAACTTCATGTCTACTTATAGTACCAAGCTCGTGCTTAATCCGGTAGAGCCGAGCTGGTCATTCTTTGAGAGTATCGAGTGTCCGTTTCCATTCAATGATTGATAGATCCTGTGCTCGCAGATCTGGCGAAATACCTGCACGTTCAAGCAGTTGCTCGACTTCATCTTTATTCTTAGCCAATCCTGCCGCCAAACTAGAGCGAAGTTTTTTGCGTTTGGCAGAAAATCCTGCTTTAACTAAGCGAAAGAACATCTTTTCTTGCTCTGGGATAACCAATGGCTGTGTACGAGTCTTGAGAATAACGACTTGCGAATCAACTTCCGGAGGTGGCACAAAAAATTCCCGTGGCACCTCGATACCA carries:
- a CDS encoding hypothetical protein (RAAC3_TM7_1_53) translates to MTRLSRGFTIVELLIVIVVIAILASITIVAYNGTQNRAKDSQLDSAIFHLKGSLEIYLAEKGVYPPACGADNAGCNVSNLATYLVPSYLDTMPSTPTTLNYVRGSGTEPSYAILIDYLSKPNCKTGVNVNTGWWGTGVPVC
- a CDS encoding hypothetical protein (RAAC3_TM7_1_55) → MLRVSIVIILGLTLLLVAGVGAYLAPDDLGKCDQVPSEKTSCQKADAIIAISGGHTPARTAAAVELYENGWADTLVFSGAAKDTSGPSNAEAMRTQALKAGVPGGDIITESLAQTTKQNADKTQELLRARGIHRVILVTSPYHQRRASLEFRARAGGDVTIVNHPTDSDPDWSVWWWLTPRGWWLAGGELIKIGAFYAGESQ
- a CDS encoding hypothetical protein (RAAC3_TM7_1_58), with protein sequence MTEQDYIYRAFDRYPEGTEFASGDQLDFQRADKRMLSPEAVRALRLVDEAYAVPEQEKEATYQEQAAQYIASVGINLDAIRRDKLNAA
- a CDS encoding sec-independent protein translocase protein (RAAC3_TM7_1_59), encoding MLTDTHCHIHEADFPIPIDEVFAHAKAAGVTRMICVGTDEVTSEEAVEFSDQYENVWASIGLHPHDATRGTVAIDKLRDLLDKRAGKIVAIGECGLDYFYDNSPRERQIEMLEAQLQLAHDYNLPVVFHVREAFDDFWPIFHNFPGLRGELHSFTDTRINLEKGLSEGLYIGVNGISTFTKDARQQAVFAMIPLERLLLETDAPFLTPTPHRGKVNEPAFVRHVAEYHANQRGILLEHLARATSANASTLFSL
- a CDS encoding tRNA (5-methylaminomethyl-2-thiouridylate)-methyltransferase (RAAC3_TM7_1_54), whose amino-acid sequence is MRVFVGMSGGVDSSLTAALLKEQGHDVTGVYMKNWTQDLPGMRCPWADDLADAKRVAVQLGIDFRVFDFEKEYKHKVVDYMVAEYEAGRTPNPDIMCNQEVKFKLFLETALEQGADMIATGHYARTEGGRLLRAQDNNKDQTYFLYRVSQAALEKTLFPLGGYKKSEVREMAKERGLYTAGKKDSQGICFVGQIGMREFLSQYTETAPGNIVDKQSGKALGRHDGAIFYTLGQRHGLDIGGGLPYYVVGKDMAKNEVYVSTNLNDESMWRSEVRLTDIHWINDGPPTIFHLPSSMLQVRIRHRAPLVRCKLKDDILILSEPQRAITPGQSAVLYDGDICLGGGIVG
- a CDS encoding Protein of hypothetical function DUF152 (RAAC3_TM7_1_61), which produces MKLTDSAKQDVLMLGFSGLADGSMSKGVDDEERRRNRERFLKEQGISLKQSILVHLQYEGNDYCRYYTVGSPQAGDGMVTSPSLVADALFTRDHKLALFLPVADCIGAVLYDPKNQVIGLAHLGRHNLVQTGAGKVITYMQQEFGTNPAAVRIWFSPAAGRESYPLYDFNNRSLQEVALQQMLDAGVMNDNLEIDGRDTATDLTLFSHSQFLKGNRPSDGRQAVVVMMK
- a CDS encoding hypothetical protein (RAAC3_TM7_1_57); its protein translation is MSKLFQKATTLLTGPDTTGFLRIPKGRPFKKLTERELIQLESEIGKQLFGPIPKNHRREFFNLDKNTWIWYEEYLDESGEKKSSTTRYEVQEKGVLKAQDGARYSYIEGVELQNLVVAVQMYYEQVTRELYKRDPETGRKLQ
- a CDS encoding hypothetical protein (RAAC3_TM7_1_52); this translates as MLAGQRHKGFTIVELLIVIVVIAILAAITIVAYNGIQQRARDSIRSQDLATIKKALLTYDAAYGGVKKVSSYNSSGSSHGGWDVSTDANWLAFLKNEFGNVPLDPTNNLAYPANGPDPSNRVYFYYCYNQGSGSLPATPNARIGYFKESGAGINEYFPITNCL
- a CDS encoding hypothetical protein (RAAC3_TM7_1_56), with amino-acid sequence MSSQLIYLDHAAATPVDERVAAAMQPYFSELFFNPSSPYAPAVEVRRTYETAKARLAATFGAKGDEVIITAGATESINLAFWSAAGHVVTSALEHPAVLEAARLKPHTIVRATSKGIITPEAIADAITPETELVSVQLANNEIGTIQPIRAIADVVEAERQRRRNKNDKTPLYFHCDASQGFGQIDVHTARLAVDLLTLNSGKIYGPKQIGLLWAKPGVQLSPLIVGGGQERGLRSGTENVAGVVGFAMAAELADKHRRGESERLAKLRDSLQETLLTEFPEAVVSGYPKKRLPGSLHISFTGLDAERLVFALEARNVLVATGSACAANKGTRSHVLTAIGLKPAVADGSLRLTLGRLSDEAAVKSAQSILIEEIRHEYERTSHAAR
- a CDS encoding methionyl-tRNA synthetase (RAAC3_TM7_1_60) codes for the protein MGKNLYITTAIPYVNAKPHIGNALDYLLADIWSRYQKQNGREVRFQVGTDEHGNKIAAKAAEANLTPQAYTDQMYTSFEALMKKVDAEYTDFIRTTEPHHQGAVQYIWQQLQPYIYKGTYEGWYCTGHEAFFTDKEVEATDGTCPDHQTPYEKVSEENYFLKTSQFSDKVREAIEKDKMQIVPEFRKKEFLELMKDGLRDVSISRPKKTLSWGVPVPGDPDQVMYVWLDALSNYITVLGYPDKASWQDYWPADVQVVGKDILRFHAGIWPAMLLGLGLTLPRKLLVHGFVNVAGAKMSKTVGNVIDPIEIIDQYGLDAFRYYFARHIPTQDDGDFTWEKFETAYNTELANDLGNLVARVANMLTKYQAGVIGDAPLGEHDMQLYREAMDSLNFDKALDEVWHMVRSLNQYIDNVKPWEIAKKREKDPDGEAHLAEVLAHCVGNLLQIGDLLVPFMPATAKYIHDMFESGVVSPADRVMYPKVYYHTEDPRTVTKV